The Saccharomonospora cyanea NA-134 genome includes a region encoding these proteins:
- a CDS encoding FAD-dependent oxidoreductase has translation MSAASTTRSEVVVVGAGPAGLAAAVAAVERGRKVVVVDAGEQPGGQFWRHPNEVARPGYDGRGQHAWPVYTRLRSRFDAAVAREAVTYRPGRQVWMVSRKGTGFEVRTTPTTAAHGRGTDVLECDRLVLCTGAYDRQLPVPGWDLPGVMSAGGVQAFVKANGVSPGRRVVVAGTGPFLLPVAASVARAGATVAAVCESASLTGWLPHLRSAVRSPAKLGEAAEYAATFARHRIRWRTRTVVTEVLGSERVTGVRLSRVDAAGRVLPGRDTVLTDVDVVGFGWGFTPQLELATALGARTRVDVDGSLVGVVDDRQATDVPGLFLAGELTGVGGALLAVAEGTVAGASAAGAPSPDAALVRDIRRHRDFAAAMHTAHPVPAGWESWLTPDTLVCRCEEVPYERVRQARTELGADDARGLKSFTRTGMGWCQGRICGFAAGCLSTSDTGQSAGHATSGAVKRPLAAPVRIGDLAELPTTDREGT, from the coding sequence GTGAGCGCGGCGAGCACGACACGCAGCGAGGTCGTCGTGGTCGGCGCCGGTCCGGCGGGACTCGCCGCGGCCGTCGCCGCCGTCGAGCGCGGCCGGAAGGTCGTCGTGGTGGACGCGGGCGAACAGCCCGGCGGACAGTTCTGGCGGCACCCGAACGAGGTGGCGCGTCCCGGCTACGACGGGCGGGGCCAGCACGCGTGGCCGGTGTACACGCGACTGCGGAGCCGTTTCGACGCCGCGGTCGCGCGGGAAGCGGTGACCTACCGGCCCGGCAGGCAGGTGTGGATGGTCTCGCGGAAAGGCACCGGATTCGAGGTGCGGACGACACCGACGACGGCGGCACACGGACGCGGCACCGACGTGCTGGAGTGCGACCGGCTGGTGTTGTGCACCGGCGCCTACGACCGGCAGCTCCCGGTACCGGGCTGGGACCTCCCCGGCGTCATGTCGGCGGGGGGAGTGCAGGCCTTCGTCAAGGCGAACGGCGTCTCACCGGGTCGCCGGGTCGTCGTGGCGGGCACGGGACCGTTCCTGCTTCCGGTGGCCGCCTCGGTCGCGCGGGCGGGAGCGACGGTGGCCGCCGTCTGCGAGTCGGCGTCGCTCACCGGGTGGCTTCCCCACCTGCGAAGCGCCGTGCGTTCACCGGCGAAACTGGGCGAGGCCGCCGAGTACGCGGCGACGTTCGCCCGGCACCGCATCCGGTGGCGCACGCGCACCGTCGTCACCGAGGTGCTGGGGAGTGAGCGCGTGACCGGCGTCCGGCTTTCTCGCGTGGACGCGGCGGGGCGGGTCCTGCCCGGCCGCGACACCGTCCTGACGGACGTCGACGTCGTGGGTTTCGGCTGGGGCTTCACCCCGCAACTGGAACTGGCGACGGCGCTGGGCGCGCGCACGCGCGTCGACGTGGACGGCAGCCTCGTGGGCGTGGTCGACGACCGGCAGGCCACCGACGTGCCCGGACTGTTCCTGGCCGGTGAACTCACCGGGGTGGGCGGCGCGCTGCTCGCCGTGGCCGAGGGCACCGTCGCGGGCGCCTCCGCGGCCGGAGCGCCGAGCCCGGACGCCGCGCTCGTACGCGACATCCGACGACACCGCGACTTCGCCGCCGCCATGCACACCGCACATCCCGTGCCCGCCGGATGGGAGTCGTGGCTGACGCCGGACACACTCGTCTGCCGGTGCGAGGAGGTGCCGTACGAGCGGGTGCGGCAGGCCAGGACCGAGCTCGGCGCTGACGACGCGCGCGGGCTCAAGTCGTTCACCCGCACCGGGATGGGTTGGTGTCAGGGCCGCATCTGCGGATTCGCGGCCGGATGCCTCTCCACATCGGACACCGGGCAGAGCGCGGGACACGCCACCTCGGGCGCGGTGAAGCGCCCTCTCGCGGCGCCCGTGCGGATCGGTGATCTCGCCGAGCTGCCCACCACAGACCGAGAAGGGACCTGA
- a CDS encoding aldehyde dehydrogenase (NADP(+)): protein MTHHADSSAVSIAVTEAARVAHGWARTSPSERAEALAAVADALEEHRDELVKLADAETRLGSVRLNGELTRTVFQLRLFSEVAAAGEFLDVRIDRADPDWPTGPRPELRRYRVPLGPTLVFAASNFPFAFSVAGGDTASALAAGCPVVLKAHPGHPELSRRTAELVSTALDRPGVFTLIEGEQAGVEALRSAEIRAAAFTGSVTGGLALAKIAAERPEPIPFFGELGSSNPVVVTPGAARARAAEIAQGYVGSLTQGSGQFCTNPGLLFVPEGSELLGLVTAALREVAAAPMLNDRISTGFLRTAARLGERPGVTKLVWPEDTTSLAPRLVTTDLETFAGDSASAEECFGPFGLVVTYSRLADVAPVVRGLPGQLTTTVHAEDDEAASLSDLVVACVDRSGRVLWNGWPTGVSVTPAMQHGGPFPATTAPATTSVGTAAIERFLRPVSYQNWPPSLLPEPLRDDNPWNVPQRVHR, encoded by the coding sequence GTGACACACCATGCCGACAGCAGTGCGGTGAGCATCGCCGTGACCGAGGCGGCCCGCGTCGCCCACGGTTGGGCCCGGACCTCACCGTCCGAGCGCGCCGAGGCGCTCGCCGCGGTGGCCGACGCGCTGGAGGAGCACCGCGACGAGCTGGTGAAGCTGGCCGACGCGGAAACCCGGCTCGGCAGCGTCCGGCTGAACGGCGAACTGACCCGCACGGTGTTCCAGTTGCGGCTGTTCTCGGAGGTCGCCGCGGCGGGGGAGTTCCTCGACGTGCGTATCGACCGGGCGGATCCGGACTGGCCCACCGGCCCACGCCCGGAGCTGCGACGCTACCGCGTGCCGCTCGGCCCGACACTGGTGTTCGCGGCGAGCAACTTCCCGTTCGCCTTCAGCGTGGCGGGCGGGGACACCGCGTCGGCGCTGGCAGCGGGTTGTCCCGTCGTCCTCAAGGCGCATCCCGGGCACCCGGAGCTGTCCCGGCGCACGGCCGAGCTGGTGAGCACCGCGCTCGACCGGCCCGGCGTGTTCACGCTGATCGAAGGGGAACAGGCCGGTGTGGAGGCGTTGCGCAGCGCCGAGATCCGGGCCGCCGCGTTCACCGGTTCGGTCACCGGCGGGCTCGCACTCGCGAAGATCGCGGCCGAGCGGCCCGAGCCCATCCCGTTCTTCGGTGAGCTCGGCAGCAGCAACCCGGTCGTGGTCACGCCCGGCGCGGCGCGAGCTCGGGCGGCGGAGATCGCGCAGGGCTACGTCGGATCGCTGACCCAGGGATCCGGGCAGTTCTGCACCAACCCGGGCCTGCTGTTCGTGCCGGAGGGCAGCGAGCTGCTCGGTCTCGTCACCGCCGCCCTGCGGGAGGTCGCCGCCGCCCCGATGCTGAACGACCGCATCAGCACCGGATTCCTGCGGACGGCGGCCCGGCTCGGCGAGCGCCCGGGAGTGACGAAGCTCGTGTGGCCCGAGGACACCACCTCGCTCGCGCCCCGCCTGGTGACCACCGATTTGGAGACCTTCGCGGGCGATTCCGCCTCGGCGGAGGAGTGTTTCGGACCCTTCGGGCTCGTGGTGACGTACTCCCGACTCGCCGACGTCGCGCCCGTCGTCCGGGGACTGCCGGGGCAGCTGACCACCACCGTGCACGCCGAGGACGACGAGGCCGCGAGCCTGTCCGACCTCGTGGTGGCCTGTGTGGACCGTAGCGGCCGGGTGCTGTGGAACGGCTGGCCCACAGGGGTTTCGGTGACACCCGCCATGCAACACGGCGGCCCGTTCCCCGCCACGACCGCGCCTGCGACCACGTCGGTGGGCACGGCGGCCATCGAGCGGTTCCTCCGCCCGGTGAGCTACCAGAACTGGCCTCCCTCGCTGCTGCCGGAACCACTGCGTGACGACAACCCGTGGAACGTGCCGCAGCGCGTTCACCGGTAG
- a CDS encoding C39 family peptidase, translating to MTTPGKNVSRARSLPVRLLLVFAVLAATLVGTGGLASAATATVGNTDGDGLNVRSGPTTASSVVGLVWDGTVVDISCQAQGDAVTNTYGFTSDLWDYVPSLGGYVADAYMATGHDHRIPGVPDCGDDGGSDGRLVPISQFQGQPNQGEDCGPTSVVTALLALGVTPRSWDPSYPVAAINRARADMGYDPTWNNPNEFGTSESDVRRALAANGVQATVLWNFDTALAHVRGGRPVIMAGNMRDLPWSGNDVAHFLTVAGYENGQYLVLDPASDTVVYRTSASVLWAYWDNHLGRAAVAL from the coding sequence GTGACAACACCTGGGAAGAACGTGTCGAGAGCACGGTCGTTGCCGGTCCGGCTGCTGCTGGTGTTCGCGGTGCTCGCCGCCACGCTCGTCGGTACCGGCGGGCTCGCGTCGGCGGCGACCGCGACCGTCGGCAACACCGACGGCGACGGACTCAACGTCCGAAGTGGACCAACCACGGCGAGCTCCGTGGTGGGTCTGGTGTGGGACGGCACGGTGGTGGACATCTCGTGCCAGGCCCAGGGTGACGCGGTGACCAACACCTACGGGTTCACCAGCGACCTGTGGGACTACGTACCCAGCCTCGGCGGATACGTCGCCGACGCGTACATGGCCACCGGCCACGACCACCGCATCCCGGGTGTGCCGGACTGCGGTGACGACGGTGGTTCGGACGGCCGCCTGGTGCCGATCTCGCAGTTCCAGGGACAGCCCAACCAGGGTGAGGACTGCGGGCCCACCAGTGTGGTCACGGCCCTGCTGGCCCTGGGAGTGACACCGAGGTCGTGGGACCCGTCGTACCCGGTCGCGGCGATCAACCGGGCGAGGGCCGACATGGGTTACGACCCCACCTGGAACAACCCGAACGAGTTCGGCACCAGCGAGTCCGACGTCCGTAGAGCACTGGCCGCCAACGGCGTGCAGGCCACCGTGCTGTGGAACTTCGACACCGCGCTGGCACACGTGCGCGGCGGCAGGCCGGTGATCATGGCGGGCAACATGAGGGACCTGCCGTGGTCGGGCAACGACGTGGCCCACTTCCTGACCGTCGCCGGCTACGAGAACGGCCAGTACCTGGTGCTCGACCCGGCCTCCGACACCGTGGTCTACCGCACGTCGGCCTCCGTGCTGTGGGCGTACTGGGACAACCACCTCGGCAGGGCGGCCGTCGCGTTGTAA
- a CDS encoding MFS transporter: MEKAGRREWAALAVLVLPVLLISVDMTVLGFALPYLSEDLAPTGAEQLWIVDIYSFVLAGLLVLMGTLGDRIGRRKLLLSGAVAFGAASVLAAFAPTPALLIAARALLGVGGATLMPSTLSLLRSIFTDPAQRRLAIAVWGSGFSGGMALGPVLGGWLLEHFWWGSVFLVNVPVMLVLLAAGPFLLPEAKDPKPGRFDALSAVLSLAAMLPVVYGIKRFAEHGLDPIAALAAVAGLGVGVVFVRRQRALADPMLDLSLFRHRAFSASVLTNMLGVFSLVGLLFLVPQYLQLVLGLRPMTAALWLLPTTVAGVAGSLTAARLARRVSVARLVCGGLLVGAAGFAVLVALGAESGLATLTIGMVLVGFGVPLTETLTNDLIITAAPRERAGAASAISETGYELGGALGTAVLGSIATAVYRGGVPTDAGSAARETLGGAVATASELPPEQATSLLDTARESFVQGMHVSAVVGALLLTYTAVQALVLLRQRSTGTGAPAMPHAG, encoded by the coding sequence GTGGAGAAGGCCGGGCGCCGCGAGTGGGCCGCGCTCGCCGTGCTGGTACTGCCGGTCCTGCTGATCAGCGTCGACATGACCGTGCTCGGGTTCGCGCTGCCCTATCTCAGCGAGGACCTGGCACCCACCGGCGCCGAGCAGCTGTGGATCGTCGACATCTACTCGTTCGTGCTCGCCGGGCTGCTGGTACTCATGGGCACGCTGGGCGACCGGATCGGCCGCCGCAAACTGCTGCTCAGCGGCGCCGTCGCGTTCGGCGCGGCCTCGGTGCTCGCCGCCTTCGCCCCCACCCCGGCGCTGCTCATCGCCGCGCGAGCGCTGCTCGGCGTCGGCGGTGCGACGCTGATGCCGTCCACACTCTCCCTGCTCCGCAGCATCTTCACCGACCCTGCCCAGCGCAGGCTGGCGATCGCGGTGTGGGGTTCCGGGTTCTCCGGCGGCATGGCACTGGGTCCGGTGCTGGGCGGCTGGCTGCTGGAGCACTTCTGGTGGGGCTCGGTGTTCCTCGTCAACGTGCCGGTGATGCTCGTCCTGCTGGCCGCAGGCCCGTTCCTGTTACCCGAGGCGAAGGACCCGAAGCCAGGCCGCTTCGACGCGCTCTCGGCGGTGCTGTCACTGGCCGCGATGCTGCCCGTCGTCTACGGCATCAAGCGGTTCGCCGAACACGGCCTCGACCCGATCGCCGCGCTCGCGGCGGTCGCCGGGCTGGGAGTCGGCGTGGTCTTCGTGCGAAGGCAGCGCGCGCTGGCCGACCCGATGCTCGACCTCTCGCTGTTCCGTCACCGGGCGTTCAGCGCCTCGGTGCTGACGAACATGCTCGGGGTGTTCTCCCTCGTCGGGTTGCTGTTCCTCGTGCCGCAGTACCTGCAGCTCGTGCTGGGGCTGCGGCCCATGACGGCAGCGTTGTGGCTGCTTCCCACCACCGTGGCCGGGGTCGCGGGTTCCCTTACGGCGGCACGGCTGGCCCGGCGTGTATCGGTGGCGCGTCTGGTGTGTGGCGGTCTGCTGGTCGGAGCGGCCGGGTTCGCGGTGCTCGTCGCGCTGGGAGCCGAGAGTGGGCTCGCCACGCTCACGATCGGCATGGTGCTCGTCGGATTCGGCGTTCCACTGACGGAGACACTCACCAACGACCTCATCATCACCGCCGCGCCCCGTGAACGGGCGGGCGCGGCCTCGGCGATCTCCGAGACGGGCTACGAACTCGGTGGTGCCCTCGGCACGGCGGTGCTGGGCAGCATCGCGACCGCCGTCTACCGCGGCGGCGTGCCCACCGACGCGGGTTCAGCGGCTCGCGAGACCCTCGGTGGCGCCGTCGCCACCGCCTCCGAACTACCGCCGGAGCAGGCCACGTCGCTGCTCGACACGGCACGCGAGTCGTTCGTCCAGGGTATGCACGTGAGCGCGGTGGTCGGAGCACTGCTTCTGACCTACACGGCGGTGCAGGCGCTGGTGCTGTTGCGGCAGCGTTCCACCGGAACCGGCGCACCGGCGATGCCTCACGCCGGCTGA
- a CDS encoding TetR/AcrR family transcriptional regulator has product MGRPSSRELVLDAYEGVLIEHGPTAVTLDAVAARAKVSKGGLLYHFGSKEALLDGLLDRVLRLTAADIEYARTAPEGALRYYLFSSVSDARMDNPAHRAAMAALRLLGTEPRVNHTMIKVSRMWAELLAEYVDDPLTAEVIGLLGDGLYLRASLGDEVGQALLQRVMAVVSRETGQS; this is encoded by the coding sequence ATGGGCAGGCCGTCATCGCGTGAGCTGGTTCTCGACGCCTACGAGGGTGTCTTGATCGAGCATGGCCCCACCGCCGTGACGCTCGATGCCGTCGCGGCGCGGGCGAAGGTGTCGAAGGGGGGCCTTCTCTACCACTTCGGTTCCAAGGAAGCCCTGCTCGACGGGCTTCTCGACCGAGTACTGCGGCTCACCGCCGCCGACATCGAGTACGCGCGGACGGCCCCGGAAGGCGCGTTGCGGTACTACCTGTTCTCGTCCGTCAGTGACGCGCGTATGGACAACCCGGCTCACCGGGCCGCGATGGCGGCGCTGCGGCTGTTGGGAACCGAGCCCCGCGTGAACCACACCATGATCAAGGTCAGCAGGATGTGGGCGGAACTGCTTGCCGAGTATGTCGACGACCCGTTGACGGCGGAAGTGATCGGGCTGCTCGGCGATGGACTGTACCTGCGCGCCAGCCTGGGTGACGAGGTCGGTCAGGCCCTGTTGCAACGGGTGATGGCCGTGGTGTCCCGCGAAACCGGCCAGTCCTGA
- a CDS encoding winged helix-turn-helix domain-containing protein → MTEEANAKRLDMGSLRALAHPLRLRLLDLLRMDGPATATKLAARVGETSGNVSWHLRQLAASGFIEEDGERGNRRERWWRACHRYTSVRDADFRGDPEARQSLVGLKSHTLAQQLRRAEEFLHGDWDDAWRDAAGIGHWVLRLTPDELLALGREVTAVLARYEALSRDSRGEEAEDVIFQVQAFPRHREDGR, encoded by the coding sequence GTGACCGAAGAGGCGAACGCCAAGCGGCTGGACATGGGGAGTCTGCGCGCACTTGCCCACCCACTACGGCTGCGGTTGCTGGACCTGCTCCGAATGGATGGCCCCGCCACGGCCACCAAGCTTGCCGCGCGGGTCGGTGAGACCAGCGGGAACGTGAGCTGGCACCTGCGTCAGCTCGCCGCTTCGGGATTCATCGAGGAGGACGGCGAGCGTGGTAACCGACGGGAACGCTGGTGGCGGGCCTGCCACCGCTACACCAGTGTGCGAGACGCCGATTTCCGGGGCGATCCGGAGGCCCGTCAGTCCCTTGTCGGGTTGAAGTCACACACCCTGGCCCAACAGCTGCGACGAGCCGAGGAGTTCCTGCACGGCGACTGGGACGACGCGTGGCGTGACGCCGCCGGGATAGGGCACTGGGTGCTGCGGCTGACGCCGGACGAACTCCTGGCACTGGGCCGTGAGGTGACCGCCGTGCTCGCACGGTACGAGGCCCTGTCGCGGGACAGTCGTGGCGAGGAAGCCGAAGACGTGATCTTCCAGGTGCAAGCGTTCCCCCGGCATCGGGAGGACGGCAGATGA
- a CDS encoding MFS transporter codes for MTGTAADAGRGVPVATGPRTLRSRTFLLFWTSQATSKFGSAMTVVVLPLIAVDTLHASTFLVGVLQAAAWLPWLVIGLVVGAWVDRISRWRVMLVSDVVSAMAFASVPVAWWFGWLTVWHLLAVALVGGVAAVFYSTAYNAYLPALLPGADLAAANSRLQGTEKAAQVAGPGLGGVIAQAVGAAGVLLVDAFTFVVSAVCLRFLRVPEQHLRAEKSNGKQAGGLLREIGEGVRFVGTDGYLRSLTLYAAVSNLASGALQAILVVFLARTVGLPPATIGILIGAIGVGGVLGAMVAAPLSRRFGTARTIILCEVIAMPFALLVPLADTGFGIVFLVVGGVVVTAGIVPPNVISAAFVQTYCPDNMIGRISASMRVVNFGTLPLGALLGGALGESLGPRTTMWIIAGTLTACTVLLLCSPVARVRDLPTRPETVGRSTE; via the coding sequence ATGACCGGGACCGCTGCCGATGCCGGGCGTGGTGTTCCCGTCGCGACGGGGCCGCGAACACTGCGGAGCCGAACCTTCCTGCTGTTTTGGACCAGCCAGGCGACCAGCAAGTTCGGCAGCGCGATGACCGTCGTCGTACTACCGCTCATCGCCGTGGACACGCTCCACGCCAGTACGTTCCTCGTCGGCGTCCTCCAAGCGGCGGCCTGGCTGCCGTGGCTGGTGATCGGCCTGGTGGTGGGGGCCTGGGTCGACCGGATCTCCCGGTGGCGCGTGATGCTGGTCAGCGACGTCGTCTCCGCGATGGCGTTCGCGTCGGTACCGGTCGCGTGGTGGTTCGGCTGGCTGACCGTGTGGCACCTTCTCGCCGTCGCGCTGGTCGGCGGTGTGGCGGCGGTGTTCTATTCCACGGCGTACAACGCGTATCTGCCCGCGCTGCTTCCCGGCGCCGATCTCGCGGCGGCGAACAGCAGACTGCAGGGAACGGAGAAGGCCGCGCAGGTGGCGGGGCCCGGCCTCGGTGGGGTGATCGCCCAAGCGGTCGGCGCGGCCGGGGTGTTGCTCGTCGACGCTTTCACGTTCGTCGTGTCCGCGGTCTGTCTGCGCTTCCTCCGGGTGCCCGAGCAACACCTGCGCGCCGAGAAATCGAACGGCAAGCAAGCAGGGGGATTGCTGAGGGAGATCGGGGAGGGGGTCCGTTTCGTGGGGACGGACGGCTACCTGCGCTCCCTGACGCTCTATGCGGCCGTCTCGAACCTGGCCTCCGGTGCGCTGCAAGCGATTCTCGTGGTCTTCCTGGCGCGCACGGTCGGACTTCCACCCGCCACCATCGGCATTTTGATCGGTGCCATCGGTGTCGGGGGCGTCCTCGGTGCGATGGTCGCCGCGCCGTTGTCACGCCGGTTCGGCACCGCGCGGACGATCATCCTGTGTGAAGTGATCGCGATGCCGTTCGCCTTGCTGGTTCCCTTGGCCGACACCGGGTTCGGCATCGTGTTCCTCGTGGTGGGTGGTGTCGTGGTGACCGCGGGGATCGTGCCCCCGAACGTCATCAGCGCGGCCTTCGTGCAGACCTACTGCCCGGACAACATGATCGGCCGGATCTCGGCGAGCATGCGAGTGGTCAATTTCGGCACTCTGCCCCTCGGCGCACTGCTCGGTGGCGCGCTCGGTGAGTCGCTCGGCCCCCGAACCACGATGTGGATCATCGCGGGCACTCTCACCGCGTGCACCGTGCTGCTGCTGTGCAGTCCGGTGGCGCGGGTCCGAGACCTTCCCACACGTCCCGAAACAGTGGGCCGGTCGACCGAGTGA
- a CDS encoding tryptophan--tRNA ligase, with the protein MFAYPVHQAADVLACVANLVPVGKDQLPHLEMTRLVARRFNNRYGHLFPEPDALLSEAPSLLGIDGQKMSKSRNNAIPLAADEDETTRLNRRAKTDPERRTTLRTGETPRGVELSPPRGALSGAAASGSRR; encoded by the coding sequence ATGTTCGCCTATCCCGTGCACCAGGCCGCCGACGTCCTGGCGTGTGTGGCGAACCTCGTTCCCGTCGGCAAGGACCAATTGCCGCACCTCGAGATGACGCGATTGGTCGCGCGGAGGTTCAACAACCGCTACGGGCACCTCTTTCCGGAACCGGACGCCCTGCTCAGCGAGGCACCGTCCCTACTCGGGATCGACGGGCAGAAGATGAGCAAGAGCCGGAACAACGCGATACCGCTCGCTGCCGACGAAGACGAAACGACCCGTTTGAACAGGCGTGCGAAGACCGATCCGGAACGGCGGACCACCCTCCGAACCGGAGAGACGCCCCGAGGTGTCGAGCTTTCTCCTCCTCGCGGCGCTCTGTCAGGGGCGGCCGCCTCTGGAAGTCGCCGATGA
- a CDS encoding peptidase inhibitor family I36 protein: MNHHPRHRSFAEALTSTRTALRRRRAVVLLSGLAFTLASGVAPAAATTQTEAGTPRGESACETGEFCAWPEAGYGGAIVRLDLRNTNPEECRPLPDGMTARSFSNLIDRHVTVYQDAQCSTEADFSTYPGPGTFVPRSPYVVRAVQIWN, translated from the coding sequence GTGAACCACCACCCGCGCCACCGCAGCTTCGCCGAGGCACTCACGAGCACCCGTACCGCCCTGCGGCGTCGTCGTGCGGTCGTGCTCCTGTCCGGACTGGCGTTCACATTGGCGTCGGGCGTCGCACCCGCTGCCGCCACGACTCAGACGGAAGCGGGTACGCCCCGTGGGGAGAGCGCGTGCGAAACGGGTGAGTTCTGCGCGTGGCCGGAGGCCGGCTACGGCGGCGCCATCGTCCGACTCGACCTGCGCAACACCAACCCCGAGGAGTGCAGGCCCCTCCCTGACGGGATGACGGCGCGTTCGTTCAGCAATCTCATCGATCGGCACGTGACCGTCTACCAGGACGCGCAGTGTTCCACGGAGGCGGACTTCAGCACCTATCCCGGGCCCGGCACGTTCGTGCCACGAAGTCCGTACGTGGTGCGGGCGGTGCAGATCTGGAACTGA
- a CDS encoding cytochrome c oxidase assembly protein, translating to MGPLLLVGGLLAVAVAVGIVVLTGGLSYGVAGLTDPGDVTRYGIMVVRVGSDLSAAVCVGSLLLAAFLVPPQRSGTLDVDGYAALRTAGTAAWVWFLFAVASVFFTAADGAGKPVTAVFDPVVLLNYVEAIEQPKGWLITAGVALLLALGCRLVLSWGWTAVLFFVSIGGLLPIAATGHSASGGSHDVATNSLLFHLVGAALWVGGLIALLAHARRRGDHLPLAASRFSTTALVCWIVLGVSGVVNALVRVAPDQLLTTDYGLVVLAKVVAIAVLGVFGHQHRKRSVRELADGRGGGTLVRLAAVEVLVMFVTFGLATALSRTPPPLEIAAQPSTTELLIGYDLDTALTPLGVFTEWRFDLVYGTAAVVLAALYLAGVRRLRRRGDAWPVGRTVAWLSGCAVLLLTTSSGLGRYSPAMFSIHMIGHMTLNMLVPILLVLGGPVTLALRALPPAGRNRPPGPREWILALVHSPVAKVLTNPIVALVLFVGSFYALYYSGLFDVALDQHWAHVAMNAHFLLVGYTFFWPIIGIDPAPRQLPPLGRLGLLLASVPFHAFFGVILMNMQTVIGESFYRSLDLPWVDGLLTDQRIGGGIAWASGELPVLIVMIALLVQWSRSDEREAKRRDRREESTGDAELTAYNAMLKQLAQRGGPRD from the coding sequence CTGGGACCGCTCCTGCTCGTGGGCGGCCTGCTCGCCGTCGCCGTCGCGGTGGGCATCGTCGTGCTCACCGGCGGCCTGAGCTACGGGGTGGCGGGCCTGACCGACCCCGGCGACGTCACCCGCTACGGGATCATGGTCGTGCGGGTCGGTTCCGACCTGTCCGCGGCGGTGTGCGTCGGCTCGCTGCTGCTGGCCGCGTTCCTCGTGCCGCCCCAGAGGTCGGGAACACTCGACGTGGACGGTTACGCCGCCCTGCGGACAGCGGGAACGGCGGCGTGGGTGTGGTTCCTCTTCGCGGTCGCGTCGGTGTTCTTCACGGCGGCCGACGGCGCGGGCAAGCCCGTCACGGCCGTGTTCGATCCCGTGGTACTGCTGAACTACGTCGAGGCCATCGAACAGCCGAAGGGCTGGCTCATCACGGCAGGCGTCGCGTTGCTGCTGGCACTGGGCTGTCGCCTGGTGCTGTCGTGGGGCTGGACCGCGGTGCTGTTCTTCGTCTCGATCGGCGGGCTGCTGCCGATCGCCGCCACGGGACACTCCGCGAGTGGCGGCTCGCACGACGTGGCCACCAACAGCCTGCTGTTCCACCTCGTCGGCGCCGCGCTGTGGGTGGGTGGGCTCATCGCCCTGCTGGCGCACGCCCGGCGCAGGGGTGACCACCTGCCGTTGGCCGCCTCGCGGTTCTCCACGACGGCGCTGGTCTGCTGGATCGTGCTGGGTGTCTCGGGCGTGGTGAACGCACTCGTGCGCGTGGCCCCCGACCAGCTCCTCACCACCGACTACGGGCTGGTGGTACTCGCGAAGGTCGTCGCGATCGCGGTGCTCGGCGTGTTCGGCCATCAGCACCGGAAGCGCAGCGTGCGGGAGCTCGCCGACGGCAGGGGCGGTGGCACGCTGGTGCGGCTGGCCGCCGTCGAGGTACTGGTCATGTTCGTGACGTTCGGTCTGGCCACGGCGCTGTCCCGCACGCCGCCGCCCCTGGAGATCGCGGCCCAGCCGTCCACCACCGAGCTGCTCATCGGCTACGACCTCGACACCGCACTCACCCCGCTCGGCGTGTTCACGGAATGGCGTTTCGACCTGGTCTACGGCACGGCGGCCGTCGTGCTCGCCGCGCTCTACCTGGCGGGAGTGCGCAGGCTGCGGCGCCGGGGCGACGCCTGGCCGGTTGGGCGCACGGTGGCGTGGCTGTCCGGGTGCGCGGTGCTGCTTCTCACCACGTCCTCCGGTCTCGGCCGCTACTCACCCGCGATGTTCAGCATCCACATGATCGGGCACATGACGCTGAACATGCTGGTGCCGATCCTGCTGGTGCTCGGCGGTCCGGTGACGCTCGCGCTGCGGGCGCTGCCCCCGGCGGGGCGTAACCGCCCACCGGGGCCCCGGGAGTGGATTCTGGCCCTGGTGCACTCGCCGGTCGCGAAGGTGCTCACCAACCCGATCGTCGCGCTGGTCCTTTTCGTCGGTTCGTTCTACGCCCTGTACTACTCGGGCCTGTTCGACGTCGCGCTCGACCAGCACTGGGCCCACGTGGCGATGAACGCGCACTTCCTGCTCGTGGGCTACACGTTCTTCTGGCCGATCATCGGTATCGATCCGGCGCCCCGGCAGTTGCCGCCGCTCGGCAGGCTCGGCCTGCTGCTGGCGTCCGTGCCGTTCCACGCGTTCTTCGGGGTGATCCTGATGAACATGCAGACGGTGATCGGTGAGAGCTTCTACCGCTCGCTCGACCTCCCGTGGGTGGACGGCCTGTTGACCGACCAGCGGATCGGTGGCGGTATCGCGTGGGCGTCGGGCGAGCTGCCCGTACTGATCGTCATGATCGCCCTGCTCGTGCAGTGGTCGCGAAGCGACGAGCGTGAGGCCAAGCGGCGTGACCGCCGGGAGGAAAGCACCGGTGACGCGGAGTTGACCGCCTACAACGCCATGTTGAAGCAGTTGGCGCAGCGGGGCGGACCACGCGACTGA